Proteins encoded within one genomic window of Phototrophicus methaneseepsis:
- a CDS encoding helix-turn-helix transcriptional regulator, whose translation MRADRLLSLLLLLQGSHQTARDLASALEVSERTIYRDVEALSMAGIPIYTQPGTNGGVFLDEDYRLTLTGLTREQVLSLFATSDADPLAELGLGHAAKHSLMKLFNMLPVGHQHEVNRMRQRFLFDAAGWFHTEDLSAHLHQLQAAVWGDHQIELQYQPVGHDIVNIRLDAIALVSKSDKWYLVGRRQDGEYRTYKLTRIHGLTVLNTHFERDEAFDLADYWAKTFQQFQQYMNQANQPCTARLRIHPKMLWYLEHVLDGHFEQVAPFHEAEWLCVDLQFSAQDEALSHILAMGTQAEIIAPAAMRAALRSLARSILDFYDGSS comes from the coding sequence ATGCGTGCAGATCGACTTTTATCGCTGCTGCTGTTATTGCAAGGTAGCCATCAAACGGCGCGGGACCTTGCCAGCGCGCTCGAAGTTTCCGAGCGGACGATATACCGGGATGTGGAGGCGCTCTCGATGGCGGGCATTCCCATTTATACACAACCTGGGACGAATGGCGGCGTCTTCCTAGATGAAGATTATCGGCTCACGTTGACCGGGCTAACCAGGGAACAGGTCCTATCTCTGTTTGCCACCTCTGATGCGGACCCACTGGCGGAGCTTGGCCTGGGTCACGCAGCTAAACATAGCTTGATGAAGTTGTTCAACATGCTCCCGGTCGGCCATCAGCATGAAGTGAACCGCATGCGTCAGCGCTTCCTGTTTGATGCAGCGGGATGGTTTCATACGGAGGATTTATCCGCGCATCTGCACCAGTTGCAGGCGGCTGTGTGGGGAGATCACCAGATCGAACTGCAATACCAGCCTGTTGGGCACGATATCGTCAACATCCGGCTTGATGCTATTGCGTTGGTCTCAAAATCGGATAAGTGGTATCTGGTTGGGCGCAGGCAAGATGGCGAATATCGCACATATAAGCTCACGCGTATTCATGGACTTACTGTGCTGAATACCCATTTTGAGCGTGACGAAGCCTTTGACTTGGCCGATTATTGGGCGAAGACTTTTCAGCAGTTCCAACAATACATGAATCAGGCCAATCAGCCCTGTACTGCGAGGCTGCGCATTCATCCGAAGATGCTGTGGTACCTGGAACATGTGCTGGATGGTCACTTTGAACAGGTAGCGCCTTTTCATGAGGCAGAGTGGCTGTGCGTTGATTTGCAGTTTAGCGCCCAGGACGAAGCCCTATCGCACATTCTGGCTATGGGCACCCAGGCGGAAATTATCGCTCCCGCTGCGATGCGCGCTGCATTGCGTTCCCTGGCCCGGTCGATCCTGGATTTTTATGACGGTAGTTCATGA
- a CDS encoding GyrI-like domain-containing protein, with protein MTKQETPNLDMKKQLKDLYQPSSKHVSVVNVPPLSYLMIDGEGNPNTTPRYYEAIQALYQLAYHIRAICKAGGNPFTVMPLEGLWWFNGEANTTFDLTTEDKDRFGWTMMIVMPDRATQEIVSQARDNLRKKDPAPLHEDIRFETYHEEEAVQIMHIGPYATEGPTVRRLHDCIDENGWHLSKKHHEIYISDARRVTPEKMKTIIRQPFARH; from the coding sequence ATGACAAAGCAAGAAACGCCCAACCTCGATATGAAGAAGCAGCTCAAAGACCTGTATCAGCCCTCATCAAAGCACGTCAGCGTGGTCAACGTACCACCCCTTTCTTACCTGATGATTGATGGGGAAGGCAACCCAAACACTACACCCCGCTACTATGAAGCTATACAGGCCCTATACCAGCTCGCTTATCACATCCGCGCCATCTGCAAAGCGGGTGGCAACCCCTTTACCGTGATGCCGCTGGAAGGCTTATGGTGGTTCAATGGCGAAGCCAATACCACGTTTGATCTCACTACAGAAGATAAAGATCGCTTTGGGTGGACGATGATGATCGTCATGCCAGATAGGGCCACACAGGAGATCGTCTCGCAAGCCAGGGATAACCTGCGCAAGAAGGACCCCGCCCCATTACACGAAGATATACGCTTTGAAACCTACCATGAGGAGGAAGCCGTACAAATAATGCATATCGGCCCTTATGCTACAGAAGGCCCAACAGTGCGCCGTTTACATGACTGTATCGATGAAAATGGCTGGCATCTGAGCAAAAAACATCACGAAATTTATATCAGCGATGCACGCCGGGTCACACCCGAAAAGATGAAGACGATTATTCGACAGCCGTTTGCACGACATTAA
- a CDS encoding indolepyruvate ferredoxin oxidoreductase subunit alpha produces MTHIITSLCLRDGACVEVCPVECIVGGKPEDEWPWYFIDPDTCIDCGACIPECPFEAIFIEEEVPSEYEMMEGQERVPFDTKTLITHTEGDVVDLTPDIQPNYDFYSKGPGYEALNM; encoded by the coding sequence ATGACCCACATTATTACTAGCCTGTGCCTGCGTGATGGCGCTTGTGTGGAAGTTTGCCCGGTAGAATGCATCGTCGGTGGTAAGCCAGAAGATGAATGGCCGTGGTACTTCATTGACCCGGATACCTGCATCGACTGCGGCGCTTGCATCCCGGAATGCCCGTTCGAAGCGATCTTCATTGAAGAAGAAGTCCCCAGCGAATACGAAATGATGGAAGGCCAGGAGCGCGTTCCATTTGATACGAAGACGCTGATCACCCACACCGAAGGCGATGTCGTTGACCTGACGCCCGACATCCAGCCGAACTACGACTTCTACAGCAAGGGCCCCGGCTACGAAGCCCTCAATATGTAA
- a CDS encoding aldo/keto reductase, protein MEYRPLGSTGYTVSTISFGAWAIGGSWGSVDDDESIKALHTAIDNGVNFIDTADVYGDGRSEKLIAQVLKERSEDIIVATKAGRRLDEQTPQGYNRDNITKFIERSLKNLDTEALDIVQLHCPPTEVYYMPEVFGILDDLKQQGKIKHYGVSVEKAEEAIKAIAYPGVETVQIIFNMFRLRPSELFFELAKKRNVGILARVPLASGMLTGKMNKNTQFEQDDHRNYNRNGEAFDVGETFSGVDYDTGLHAVSEIEKLKPENATMAQFALRWILMFDAVTCAIPGAKNPKQAIDNAAAADLPPLPESTMTRIQEIYDEMIREEVHHRW, encoded by the coding sequence ATGGAATATCGACCTTTAGGCAGCACAGGTTACACTGTTTCGACAATTAGTTTTGGGGCCTGGGCCATTGGGGGGAGTTGGGGCAGCGTCGATGATGACGAATCTATCAAAGCCCTGCACACTGCAATCGACAATGGCGTTAACTTCATCGATACAGCCGATGTTTACGGCGATGGGCGCAGCGAAAAACTCATCGCTCAGGTCCTCAAAGAGCGCTCAGAAGATATTATCGTCGCCACCAAGGCGGGCCGCCGCCTGGATGAGCAAACGCCCCAGGGCTATAACCGTGACAACATCACCAAGTTTATCGAGCGCAGCCTGAAAAACCTGGATACAGAGGCTCTTGATATTGTGCAGCTCCACTGCCCACCAACAGAGGTTTATTATATGCCGGAGGTCTTCGGCATATTGGACGACCTCAAGCAGCAGGGCAAGATCAAGCACTATGGCGTGAGCGTCGAAAAAGCAGAAGAAGCCATCAAGGCCATTGCTTACCCTGGTGTCGAAACCGTACAGATCATCTTTAACATGTTCCGATTGCGCCCATCTGAGCTTTTCTTCGAGCTGGCTAAAAAGCGCAACGTCGGTATCCTGGCACGTGTGCCGCTTGCAAGCGGTATGCTCACAGGCAAGATGAACAAAAATACGCAATTCGAGCAAGACGATCATCGCAATTACAATCGCAATGGCGAAGCCTTCGACGTAGGCGAGACGTTCTCCGGGGTGGATTACGACACAGGCTTGCATGCTGTTAGCGAAATTGAGAAGCTCAAGCCAGAAAATGCCACCATGGCCCAGTTCGCCTTACGCTGGATTTTGATGTTCGATGCGGTGACGTGTGCTATCCCTGGGGCGAAGAATCCCAAGCAGGCTATCGATAATGCCGCCGCTGCCGATCTGCCACCGCTGCCAGAAAGCACGATGACGCGCATCCAGGAAATTTACGACGAGATGATCCGCGAAGAAGTCCATCACCGCTGGTAA
- the yicI gene encoding alpha-xylosidase translates to MKFEEGLWRLLPDVEAIYPRTITHVSTEGDALTVSGYDHEIWSRASYLHGTLITVRFTAPMPDVIRVQIKHFKGRKPRLPEFDLDYEQNNTDVEVGSDENESWLKSGGLTLRVPNEGNWHYSFYRDGALLTQSEMKALGLFQKQGHTYMRDQLSLQVGEMVYGLGERFASFVKNGQSVDIWNEDGGTMSEYAYKNVPFYLSSQGYGVLVNNPGRVSFEVASHHVSRVQFSTEGHELDYYIFGGPTMKDALDQYTALSGRPPVLPEWSYGLWLTTSFTTNYNEVDIMANIERMEASGIPISVFHFDCFWMRELAWVNFIWDERNFPDPEGMLRRIKEKGIKVCVWINPYVAEDSEMFEEGQAQGYFLQTQTGDVYQVDHWQPGMAFVDFTNPDATDWYCGKLKDLLDMGVDCFKTDFGERIPDDAVYHNGADPVRMHNYYTYLYNQAVFDLLVRERGEGEAVLFARSATAGGQQFPVHWGGDNSSTYPSMAETLRGGLSLGLSGFGYWSHDISGFNDTASPDLYKRWVAFGLLSSHSRLHGASSARMPWLFDEEAVDVLRFYNRLKQQLMPYLMETAQESQQHGWPMLRAMILEYPEDPTCRYLDTQYMLGASLLVAPIFNPQGDVTYYLPAGEWRHLLTGELATGGSWRTEHYDYFGLPLWVRTAQCPPSLANVVVPEVAL, encoded by the coding sequence ATGAAATTTGAAGAAGGCCTTTGGCGCTTGCTGCCCGATGTAGAGGCCATCTACCCCAGGACAATCACCCATGTTTCCACAGAAGGCGATGCCCTGACCGTCAGCGGCTACGATCACGAAATTTGGTCACGGGCCAGCTATCTGCATGGTACGTTAATCACGGTTCGCTTTACGGCACCTATGCCCGATGTCATCCGCGTGCAGATCAAGCATTTTAAAGGTCGCAAGCCCCGCCTGCCGGAATTTGACCTCGATTATGAGCAGAACAACACCGATGTTGAAGTGGGCAGCGACGAAAACGAGAGCTGGCTGAAATCCGGCGGGCTGACGTTGCGCGTCCCTAATGAGGGCAATTGGCATTACAGCTTTTATCGGGATGGGGCTTTGCTGACGCAAAGTGAGATGAAGGCGCTTGGGTTGTTCCAGAAGCAGGGCCATACATATATGCGCGACCAGCTTTCTTTGCAGGTTGGCGAGATGGTTTATGGCCTGGGCGAGCGCTTCGCCTCATTCGTAAAAAACGGGCAGTCCGTCGATATCTGGAATGAAGACGGCGGCACGATGTCCGAGTATGCCTATAAAAATGTGCCTTTCTATCTCAGCAGCCAGGGGTATGGCGTGCTGGTAAATAATCCGGGCCGTGTATCCTTTGAAGTCGCCTCTCATCATGTGAGCCGCGTTCAATTCAGCACAGAGGGCCATGAACTAGATTATTATATCTTCGGCGGCCCCACCATGAAGGATGCTCTCGATCAGTACACTGCCCTGAGCGGTCGCCCGCCGGTACTGCCAGAGTGGTCTTATGGCTTGTGGCTGACGACATCATTCACGACCAATTACAACGAAGTGGACATCATGGCAAATATCGAACGCATGGAAGCGTCCGGTATTCCGATTAGCGTCTTCCACTTCGACTGCTTCTGGATGCGCGAATTGGCCTGGGTCAATTTTATCTGGGATGAGCGCAACTTCCCGGATCCAGAGGGTATGCTCAGGCGCATCAAAGAAAAGGGCATTAAGGTCTGTGTGTGGATTAACCCCTATGTCGCGGAAGACTCAGAAATGTTTGAAGAAGGCCAGGCACAGGGCTACTTCTTACAGACCCAAACAGGCGACGTCTACCAGGTCGATCACTGGCAGCCGGGTATGGCCTTTGTGGATTTCACCAATCCCGATGCGACAGACTGGTATTGTGGCAAGCTCAAAGATTTGCTCGATATGGGCGTGGATTGCTTCAAGACAGATTTTGGTGAGCGCATCCCTGACGACGCCGTTTACCATAACGGCGCGGACCCGGTACGTATGCACAATTACTATACCTATCTCTACAATCAAGCAGTCTTTGATCTGCTGGTCCGCGAGCGCGGCGAAGGTGAAGCGGTGTTGTTTGCGCGTTCTGCCACAGCGGGTGGGCAGCAGTTCCCGGTACATTGGGGCGGCGATAACAGCTCGACTTACCCCTCTATGGCGGAGACTTTGCGCGGTGGGTTGTCGCTGGGCCTAAGCGGCTTTGGCTATTGGAGCCATGACATCAGCGGCTTTAACGACACCGCCAGCCCGGATCTCTATAAGAGATGGGTGGCGTTTGGCCTGTTGTCCTCCCACAGCCGCCTGCATGGGGCTAGCAGCGCTCGTATGCCCTGGCTCTTTGATGAAGAAGCCGTCGATGTGCTGCGCTTCTACAATCGGCTCAAACAGCAGCTTATGCCCTATCTGATGGAAACCGCCCAGGAAAGCCAACAACACGGCTGGCCCATGCTGCGTGCTATGATCCTGGAATATCCAGAGGACCCCACCTGCCGTTACCTGGATACACAGTATATGCTGGGGGCATCGCTTTTGGTGGCCCCTATCTTTAACCCACAAGGCGATGTCACGTATTACCTGCCAGCGGGCGAATGGCGTCACTTATTGACGGGTGAGTTGGCAACGGGGGGTAGCTGGCGTACAGAGCATTACGACTACTTTGGCCTGCCGCTGTGGGTGCGCACGGCACAGTGCCCGCCTTCCCTGGCGAATGTTGTTGTGCCTGAAGTGGCGCTATAG
- a CDS encoding ABC transporter ATP-binding protein gives MPEQPVIDTDIDAARMTADDDTLLQVRNLKMWFEYHSGWFGRNVHYVRAVDDVSFQIRKGETLGLVGESGCGKTTVGRCVARVYEPTAGEILYHDGDQVFDLAKLSRAELRPYRQKIRMIFQDPHSSLNPRMSVFEIVSEVLRVNHLLPSGELEDRVAHLLRRVGLRPEYMRRYPHAFSGGERQRIVIARALATNPQLIVADEAISALDVSVRAQILNLMQELQDEFGLTYLFIAHDLSVIRHICDRVNVMYVGKLVESAPANDLYTEPQHPYTEALLSAVPIHNPLLRDKKQRIHLTGDVADPANPPDGCYFHPRCRYAESKCASVSPPLRPIKGAHSAACHFSETLDLRGVVDDEEIPLEV, from the coding sequence ATGCCTGAACAACCCGTTATAGATACCGATATAGACGCCGCCCGAATGACTGCCGATGATGATACGCTCTTGCAAGTGCGCAACCTCAAGATGTGGTTTGAGTATCACAGTGGGTGGTTTGGGCGTAATGTGCATTATGTTCGTGCTGTTGATGACGTCAGCTTCCAGATTCGCAAGGGCGAGACGCTCGGCCTGGTGGGCGAAAGCGGCTGTGGCAAGACCACTGTTGGCCGCTGTGTGGCCCGCGTCTATGAACCAACAGCGGGCGAAATCCTCTATCATGACGGTGATCAGGTGTTTGATCTGGCAAAGCTCAGCCGCGCCGAATTACGGCCCTACCGCCAGAAAATCCGCATGATCTTCCAGGACCCGCATTCATCATTGAACCCGCGTATGTCCGTCTTTGAGATTGTCAGCGAAGTGCTGCGCGTCAATCACCTGCTGCCCTCTGGTGAACTGGAAGACCGGGTGGCGCACTTATTGCGGCGCGTCGGCCTGCGTCCGGAGTATATGCGACGTTATCCTCATGCCTTCAGCGGTGGCGAACGCCAACGGATTGTGATTGCTCGCGCCCTGGCGACAAACCCACAGCTCATCGTCGCGGATGAAGCGATTTCTGCGCTGGATGTTTCCGTACGTGCCCAAATTCTCAATCTGATGCAGGAATTGCAGGACGAATTTGGTCTGACGTACCTGTTTATCGCCCATGATCTGAGCGTGATCCGGCATATTTGTGACCGTGTAAACGTCATGTACGTCGGTAAGCTGGTGGAATCCGCCCCGGCCAATGACCTGTATACAGAGCCGCAGCATCCCTATACGGAAGCGCTGCTCTCTGCGGTGCCGATCCATAACCCTTTGCTGCGCGACAAAAAACAGCGGATTCACCTCACAGGTGATGTGGCTGACCCTGCCAACCCACCGGATGGCTGTTACTTCCATCCGCGCTGCCGTTATGCGGAGAGCAAATGCGCTTCTGTGTCACCGCCGCTCAGGCCCATCAAAGGCGCACACAGCGCTGCCTGTCATTTTTCAGAAACGCTGGATTTGCGCGGCGTGGTCGACGATGAAGAAATCCCGCTAGAGGTATAA
- a CDS encoding ABC transporter ATP-binding protein, with protein sequence MLLRVEDLKVHFFTDEGVVKAVDGLSYDLERGKTLCLVGESGSGKSVSARALLQLIGRPGKIVNGRIFYYPEPEEGGKSKPVDIAALSPKSREVRTIRGNEISMIFQEPMRSFSPSYTVGNQIIENIRLHDNVSKAEARNRAIELLRRVGIPKPETRVDAYPFRLSGGMLQRCMIAMALSCNPKLLIADEPTTALDVTTQAQILDLMRELQEIYNMAILFITHDLGVVAEIADDVAVMYLGKIVEYSDVVTVFNQPKHPYTRALLRSIPKVAARRTRLDPIEGMVPSPFERPTGCLFHPRCTRAVMGICNEVVPPMIPVNDHQEARCLIYHADYADAFSEKTPDNPPTEEQHHA encoded by the coding sequence ATGCTGCTCCGCGTTGAGGATTTGAAGGTTCATTTCTTCACGGATGAAGGGGTCGTCAAGGCTGTTGATGGCCTGAGCTACGACCTGGAGCGCGGTAAGACGCTCTGCCTGGTGGGGGAAAGCGGCAGCGGCAAGAGCGTTTCTGCGAGGGCACTGCTGCAACTCATAGGCCGCCCTGGCAAGATTGTTAATGGCCGTATTTTCTACTACCCGGAGCCAGAGGAGGGCGGTAAATCCAAGCCTGTTGATATTGCGGCGCTCTCGCCTAAAAGCCGGGAAGTGCGCACAATACGCGGCAATGAAATTTCGATGATCTTCCAGGAGCCGATGCGCTCTTTCAGTCCCAGTTATACCGTTGGCAACCAGATTATCGAGAATATCCGCTTACACGATAACGTCTCAAAGGCAGAAGCCCGGAATCGCGCGATTGAACTGCTGCGGCGTGTCGGCATCCCTAAGCCAGAAACGCGCGTCGATGCTTATCCGTTCCGTCTGAGCGGTGGCATGTTGCAGCGCTGTATGATCGCCATGGCGCTCTCGTGCAATCCCAAGTTGCTCATCGCCGATGAACCCACCACAGCCCTGGACGTCACCACACAGGCGCAAATCCTGGATCTGATGCGCGAATTGCAGGAAATTTATAATATGGCGATTCTGTTCATCACCCATGACCTCGGCGTCGTCGCGGAAATTGCCGATGATGTGGCGGTGATGTACCTTGGCAAGATCGTTGAATACTCCGACGTGGTGACTGTTTTCAATCAGCCCAAGCACCCTTATACCCGTGCCTTGCTGCGCTCCATCCCTAAGGTCGCGGCCCGTCGCACGCGCCTGGACCCTATCGAGGGCATGGTGCCTTCACCCTTTGAACGCCCGACTGGCTGTTTGTTCCATCCGCGCTGCACCCGCGCTGTCATGGGCATCTGCAACGAGGTGGTGCCGCCGATGATCCCGGTCAACGATCATCAAGAGGCCCGCTGCCTGATCTACCATGCAGATTATGCCGATGCTTTCTCAGAAAAAACGCCCGACAATCCCCCCACAGAGGAGCAGCATCATGCCTGA
- a CDS encoding ABC transporter permease has translation MNTPADDTPQILMASQWQLMWWKFRKHRLAMISLFVIIALYIIAIFAGFFAPKATATYFRRYTSAPPQPIYWFDEGRFAPYVYGYSQETDPRTLARVYTVDEEVKIPLGFFVHGDEYQIGLNGIPVSPINKLAITMDIHLFGPMNPEDPFYLFGADDVGRDMFSRLIYGSQVSLSIGLVGVFLSLVLGIFLGGISGLVGGWLDNFIQRLIEVLRSIPDIPLWMALATAVPARWDPVYVYFCITLILSLLGWTGMARVVRGKFLSLREEDFIIAAELDAVPRNRIIFKHMIPSFMSHIIASATLAIPGMILGETALSFLGLGLRAPVVSWGVMLQDAINISAIANMPWLLLPGAAVVITVLAFNFLGDGLRDAADPYHT, from the coding sequence ATGAATACGCCAGCAGACGACACGCCCCAAATCCTGATGGCTTCGCAGTGGCAGTTGATGTGGTGGAAGTTCCGCAAGCATCGTCTGGCGATGATCAGCTTGTTTGTGATTATCGCGCTGTATATTATCGCGATCTTTGCCGGGTTCTTCGCGCCGAAGGCGACGGCCACTTATTTCCGGCGGTATACATCTGCGCCGCCGCAGCCTATTTACTGGTTCGATGAGGGCCGTTTTGCGCCCTATGTCTATGGGTATAGCCAGGAGACAGATCCGCGTACACTGGCGCGCGTCTATACGGTTGATGAAGAAGTGAAGATACCCCTGGGCTTCTTCGTCCATGGCGATGAATATCAGATTGGGCTGAATGGCATCCCGGTCAGCCCGATTAACAAGCTGGCTATCACGATGGATATTCATCTCTTTGGCCCCATGAACCCGGAAGATCCTTTTTATCTCTTCGGGGCGGATGATGTGGGCCGCGATATGTTCAGCCGCCTGATTTATGGTTCTCAAGTGTCGCTATCAATTGGCTTGGTGGGCGTCTTCCTCAGCCTGGTGCTGGGTATCTTCCTGGGGGGGATCTCTGGTTTGGTGGGCGGCTGGTTAGATAACTTCATCCAACGCTTGATTGAGGTGTTGCGCTCAATACCGGATATTCCCTTATGGATGGCGCTGGCGACGGCTGTCCCTGCCCGTTGGGACCCAGTTTACGTCTATTTTTGCATCACATTGATCTTATCCCTGCTTGGCTGGACGGGCATGGCGCGTGTGGTCCGAGGGAAGTTCCTCTCATTGCGAGAAGAAGATTTCATCATCGCGGCGGAACTGGACGCTGTGCCACGTAATCGCATTATCTTCAAGCATATGATCCCTTCGTTTATGAGCCATATCATCGCATCAGCGACCCTAGCTATCCCTGGCATGATCCTTGGCGAAACAGCCCTGAGCTTTTTGGGGTTGGGCCTGCGTGCGCCGGTGGTCAGTTGGGGTGTGATGCTGCAAGATGCGATTAATATTTCCGCAATTGCCAATATGCCCTGGCTGCTGCTGCCGGGTGCTGCGGTGGTCATCACGGTACTGGCCTTTAACTTCCTGGGTGATGGCCTGCGCGACGCTGCCGACCCCTATCATACATAG